ACCGAGGTTTATTAAAGATTTGATCGAATATGGGGCGGATCCTTCCAAAACCAACAATTTTGGAAAGATAGCGCTTCAATTATATAATGATGAATTAGGATCTTATGGAGATGAAGAAATTCGCACATTATTAACTCCCCAAACTGTTTAATTGATCAGATTTAACCCGGTTAGAAGAATGGCCGGGTTTCTATTTCTCCCTTTATTATTAAAAAGTTAGGGTGTTATTCACTGCATTTCTAAATTTAAGTTTGCGTTTTGGGCTTGTCTGCTTTTTATCTTTAACTTCTCTTTGCAAAAATCTTTCTTTCCTCTATACTTACTCCATGTCTTCATAAGGAAATCTAAAATTTCCAGAGGACTATTTCGTTAAATGTTATCTTTAAATTTAACAAAATCAAACCGTATCACATGAAGAAAATCGTGTGGAAAGTATAAGGAGAAGGCAAACATGCCGACAATTAACCAGTTGGTTCGAAAAGAACGACGACCAAAGACAAAACGTAGTAAGTCTCCTGCTCTGCAAGCATGTCCACAAAGACGTGGTGTATGTCTGCAAGTTAAGACAAAGACTCCAAAAAAACCTAACTCCGCTTTGCGTAAAGTAGCTTGGGTTCGGTTGTCTACAGGTCAAGAAGTTATCGCTTACATCGGTGGTGAAGGTCACAACCTCCAAGAGCACAGCATTGTTCTCGTGCGTGGCGGACGTGTAAAAGACTTACCTGGTGTGCGCTACCATATCGTACGTGGAGCATTAGACTGCGCGGCGGTTAAAGACCGTAAGCAAGGAAGATCTAAGTATGGGGCAAAACGTCCTAAGTAACACTGGGATTCTCCTGAATGAGTATCCTAGTTCGTGATTTGTGTTTTAAATGTTAAAACGTAAATCACGCACAGGCTGACAGATTTGTCAAGCCAGGTGAATTCGTTGAGGTTTTCCTATTCAGGCTTTATAATACCTGTTTTAAGAACACAATTTTATTGAGGAAATTATGTCAAGAAGACATCGCGCAGAAAAGCGAGAAATTGAACCAGATCCCCTTTACGGGAGTGTGCTACTCGCAAAATTTATTAACAAAGTGATGGAGCAAGGAAAAAAATCTTGCGCACGCAGAATTGTCTACGGTGCGTTGGATGAATTTTCTAAAAGAGTGAAGTTTGAAAGCCCATTAGAAGCTTTCGAAGAAGCTTTAGAAAACGCAAAACCTTCTCTCGAAGTTAAATCCCGCCGTATCGGTGGTGCAACGTATCAAGTTCCAATCGAAATTTTGCCTCACCGTCGTACTTCGATGGCAATGGGTTGGATTATTGATAATGCAAGAAAAAAACCAGGTCGTTCAATGAAAGATGCGCTTGTTGCAGAGTTAACAGACTGCTTTAACAAACAAGGAAGCACGATCAAGAAAAAAGACGACACTCACCGTATGGCAGAAGCTAACAAAGCCTTTGCTCATTACAAATGGTAAAAGGAGAATGACGCATGGCAAGAGGTGAAAAAAACCAATTAAAGAACATTCGTAATATCGGGATTATGGCTCACATTGATGCCGGTAAAACGACAACAACAGAGCGTATTCTCTACTATTCAGGCCGCGTACACCGTATGGGTGAAGTGCACGAAGGTGCAGCGACAATGGACTGGATGGAACAAGAGCAAGAGCGTGGAATTACCATTACTTCTGCGGCCACGACTGTATTTTGGAAAGATGCAAAAATCAACATCATCGATACCCCTGGACACGTTGACTTCACAATCGAAGTAGAACGTTCTCTCCGTGTTCTCGATGGCGCTGTTGCTGTATTCTGCTCCGTATCTGGCGTTGAACCTCAATCTGAAACTGTATGGCGTCAAGCTGACCGCTATGGAGTTCCACGTATCGCATTTGTAAACAAAATGGACCGCGTTGGAGCTGACTTTGCAGATGCTGTTCGCACAATGCGTGAAAAGTTACATGCAAACGCAATCCCTGTGCACTGCCCAATCGGTGCAGAAGCTGATTTTAAAGGGATGGTTGATCTTGTTAGCATGAGAGCTCTTTTTTTCCATGATGAAACCCTCGGTGCTCAGTGGGAAGAAACAGACATTCCAGAAGATCTTTTGGAAAAATGCAAACAGATGCGTACAGAACTGTTAGATGAATTGGCGACAATTGACGACAGCGATGATGAATTCATGACAAAAGTTTTGGAAGATCCAGATGCTTTGACTGTTGATGAAATCAATGCTGTAATCCGAAAAGGGGTATGTGCAAATAAATTCAACCCAGTTCTTTGCGGATCAGCTTTTAAAAACAAAGGGATTCAGCAGTTACTAGATGCGGTTGTTAGTTGGATGCCTTCTCCATTAGATCGTGGTGCAATTAAAGCACATGATTTGAATACGGATGAAGAGATCATGTTGCAACCATCAGATGACGCCCCGTTTTCTGCGCTTGCATTTAAGATCATGACAGACCCCTATGTTGGTCGTTTAACATTTATCCGTATTTATAGCGGAATGTTGACTAAAGGGATGAACCTGATCAACAGTACAAAAGATAGTAAAGAACGTATTTCTCGTTTGCTTGAAATGCACGCTAATAAGCGGGAAGAAAGAGACGAGTTTTACACAGGGGATATCGGAGCTTGCATTGGCCTTAAGAAAGCAAGTACAGGCGATACTCTTTGTGAAGCAGAACGTCCTTTCGTCTTGGAAAAAATGGAATTCCCAGAGCCTGTGATTTCAATGGCGATTGAGCCAAAGTCAAAAGCAGATCGGGAAAAACTTTCTGGTGCGCTTTCCGCTCTATCAGAAGAAGATCCTACTTTCCGTGTAACAACGAACGAAGAAACGGGTCAAACAATCATCGCAGGGATGGGTGAGCTTCACTTAGAGATCTTGCATGACCGTATGAAGCGTGAATTTGGCGTGGAAGCAAACGTTGGTAAACCACAGGTATCGTACAAAGAAACGATCACAATCCCAGGGGCTTCTCAAACGAAGTTTGTGAAACAGTCCGGTGGTCGTGGACAGTACGCGCACGTTGAGCTTGAAGTCCAGCCTAATGAAAAAGGTAAAGGAAACGAAGTCGTCAGCAAAAT
This genomic interval from Parachlamydia acanthamoebae contains the following:
- the rpsL gene encoding 30S ribosomal protein S12, with the protein product MPTINQLVRKERRPKTKRSKSPALQACPQRRGVCLQVKTKTPKKPNSALRKVAWVRLSTGQEVIAYIGGEGHNLQEHSIVLVRGGRVKDLPGVRYHIVRGALDCAAVKDRKQGRSKYGAKRPK
- the fusA gene encoding elongation factor G, whose amino-acid sequence is MARGEKNQLKNIRNIGIMAHIDAGKTTTTERILYYSGRVHRMGEVHEGAATMDWMEQEQERGITITSAATTVFWKDAKINIIDTPGHVDFTIEVERSLRVLDGAVAVFCSVSGVEPQSETVWRQADRYGVPRIAFVNKMDRVGADFADAVRTMREKLHANAIPVHCPIGAEADFKGMVDLVSMRALFFHDETLGAQWEETDIPEDLLEKCKQMRTELLDELATIDDSDDEFMTKVLEDPDALTVDEINAVIRKGVCANKFNPVLCGSAFKNKGIQQLLDAVVSWMPSPLDRGAIKAHDLNTDEEIMLQPSDDAPFSALAFKIMTDPYVGRLTFIRIYSGMLTKGMNLINSTKDSKERISRLLEMHANKREERDEFYTGDIGACIGLKKASTGDTLCEAERPFVLEKMEFPEPVISMAIEPKSKADREKLSGALSALSEEDPTFRVTTNEETGQTIIAGMGELHLEILHDRMKREFGVEANVGKPQVSYKETITIPGASQTKFVKQSGGRGQYAHVELEVQPNEKGKGNEVVSKIVGGVIPREYIPAVIAGVNEGLATGVLAGYNLVDVKVAIVFGSYHDVDSSEMAFKICGSMAIKDAARKCKPIILEPIMKVDVTTPEASLGDVIGDLNRRRGKILGQENHKGSVIVSAEVPLSEMFGYSTQLRSLSSGRATYTMEPSHFEKVPAKIQEEITKK
- the rpsG gene encoding 30S ribosomal protein S7, with amino-acid sequence MSRRHRAEKREIEPDPLYGSVLLAKFINKVMEQGKKSCARRIVYGALDEFSKRVKFESPLEAFEEALENAKPSLEVKSRRIGGATYQVPIEILPHRRTSMAMGWIIDNARKKPGRSMKDALVAELTDCFNKQGSTIKKKDDTHRMAEANKAFAHYKW